TTTGCtatctgttgttgttttagcaatGAATGAGTCATCATGCTTATGCCATAAGGCCAAAGAGTGCAACGATTTAATACGTTGGAGCCACCGTACAAACAAAAAGTTCTTTCACACTTTTGACAACCTCACATATGCATACTTCTTCCTTTACACACAATAATACCGTTAAAAGCGCGGTAGTAACAAATCCAGCTGTTTCAGTTCTGCGCGTGCGCTCTAGCGCTACTCTACAGTACAAAGGACATGAACATgtcgtttaaaaaaattacaaaaattcacgcaaaccttttgcaagaaaataaaaGTCATCGCGCGCTCGACTGCGTTGCTATGTGCTGCGGCTGTTCGCGCTAGCTGTTAAGCGCTTTTAAGGCGTTCggagtaaatttaattaatttttgtgcaaatattgaacaaaaacgacaataacagcaacaatgtaACAGAATTATGCgtgaaaatgcaaattattaaaaacgctGGTGTCTAAATATTGGCTTAGTGAGTGTCTATTGTTAGGTTTGCTACGAAATTTTGCGCTGAACGGAGGAAAATGTGATTTGCGGtcaatttaactttatttaatgGGTAAATGAGGAAGCCGTAAAGGATATTGATTTTTGACATATGAATAattgttttgtgaaatttcgGCAGCGGATCGCAGTAGCGTGCTTTCCTGCAAAATATttggcaaatgaaaaaatttaaacttttttcattccattttctaaatgaaataGCCAGTGTTATGTATTCATTTAATCTTAAAACTAaagcagacatacatacatacatcctactgaattaagttaaaatttgtTCAATAAGAGCGTTGTTGGTCTGTGGTATACTTGTAAAAGCTCTCGCACGTGCTGTTCTTCGGTCGTCTGCTAATTTTAGCTTCATTACTTGGCATGTCGCAAAAAACAACCGTATTTAGCTGCCAATTGTGGTTAGTtcgtttatattgttttttcttctttagacGAAATTCGTATTAGAAATAATTGTTGGCAATTTTTGGGCAGCATGTGACGGGCAACGTGTGCCAACTGTCTTTTGCGTATATAAATGGGTTCAAAATAGACAAGCAAGTACCAAGCACCAAGTAAATGGGTTAAAAATAGATAACTCAGTAGCTTTAATGGTTTCctcaaaatttattcaaaaaaatatattttttatgtgaagATCACAAGGTAATCGTAATTACACATTTTGTTTTAAGATTTGATTATAAAGGACGGAAAactgcattttaaaaattaaaataattttacttttaattttttttcattatatgtatatcaatccatttaatataaaaaaaaatctttaataagaaatattttcaaactactatttctttaataaaaaatacattatttatatttaaagcttttaaaaccagaagattaagaaaatatttgattttttatttataataattttttttcgaaatacaatattttttttaatatataaaatatatttttaatataaaaaatcttcTTCCTTGCTCCTGCAAAAAAAGTATCAGATAATTAGAAATCGAAATTCGCCAATTTTCAACTTCTATAAAACTACGTAGCTTCTCATTTGCACATGTGTAGATATTCAATATTCTTTTATCTTTCTCGATATGCTGAAGTCAACAAACCAATCAATCACCTAAAAGCATTAAAGCTACGCCACTAATTATACTTATTAAAATGCCAACATTAAAAGTATCAAGTTTTATCACTTATTCCTCGAAGTCTGTCATgcgaaaatttaccaaaaataatctaTTTATATAGAGCaaattttccaaagaaaacaaataacgCAATAAGCGCAAAATCTGCCAGCGTTTCCCTCCCAAAACAATTTACTCGCtgccaaaagaaaaatttctcaTAAGAGCATGAAAATCACCTCACTTCACGATTCAAAGGTGGATTTCGCAGACCTTTTCGTGCAAAAAATGACGCAACGACAAGCCTTACCGTCGCTCACAActtcttacatatatacatacggaCTTAGCACTTATAATGCTTTAAGTAATCATGTGGGTAGGTGAGTTTCCTTGTTtacatttcgattttttgttgatttattttgtgCGAAATTTATTTTCACCCACCTAATTGACGGTGCGTCGCCAGCGCATTAGTCGAATGCCGCGAATTTCGTAGCAAACACACAAGTGCCGAGACTGTATAGTGAAATTGCTTTTGGTTTTGTGCAAAATATTTCGCGCAGTGTaaactgaatttaatttttggtgcAGTGCTGAAGACTGAAGAAGCTCAATGCATAAAAACTTACAGCAACGTTATCTGGCAACGCTGAGAAAATGTGCCACACCAATGCCAACTTTTGTAGCACAAACTGTGACAACACAACCGCAACGGCAACCACAAGtagtgcaaaaacaacaacaagaaatacaAACGCGATCATATACGGTTAGTTCACCAAAGCGTTATGCCTTGCCGCGCAATTTCGGGCAATGTTTTGATTGCTTTCACGTGGCAGCTGTGAGAAGCGTCGCCCTCAACAGTTCAAGGCCGCATGGCACAagcgcaacaaaagcaacagcaacaccaacaacaccgcaaacaacaacaagaacaccAGTTACGACAATAACAGTAACAGCCGCTGTTGACGGCATGACGGCCAGTGCAGATATGGCAGATTTTCTCATTACAAATACAACGAAAATAACAAGCGCTAACCAGCAAACACGCGACGCGGAGGTAAAATCAAACacagaaattataaatatagcAATTTGCGTAAATCTGTGACACTTTTCCTTGCTTTTACATTATGTAAAAGCTTTCCGAATTTTGTTACACGCCCactgttacgtatacgcagtgtaCATCCCCTGTGAGTAGATAAATATCTGTGTCGCTTTGTCTGCGTCAACAGCTGATGCAACCTAAGCACTTGTCACTTGTGTTTTAGCTGCCCAAGGCTGGCCACTTAGCCGTTTCAAGTGTGTTGGGTGTGAGTGTGGGAGGAGCGCAAGTGAGGTAAATGGCTATAtagattactcatacgccatgtgcgACGGTGTGTGCATTAAAAGCCCTGACGCGAATAAATAACCAGTTTGTTGCTAAGCGCGCTCTACTCTGTTATGTTGTTAGAAATAAAAGCTGTCAGAAGCTTAAGAGCTTTTACTTTTACCTTAGAAATGAGCTTTTTGTcgttaaaattcaaatggcgTCAAACTTTCatgctttcaaatattttctgtgTGCTTTGTGGAGTGATATGAATCTTGTTAGGCATTTGTGCACACTGATAAGCATTTTGATAATGTATCTTCGATTGCTACTGGTCACGGCACAGCTAACTCGTTTGACTAGACTTGTTGTTTGGCAGGtgaaatccaaaaataaaacacaatttgCCCTTACTTGCTCAtctatacttattttttatttcttaaaatacttaTCTGCCTTCATTCTTTGTCTTtcgacattttatttatattccacGCACGACTTCAATGCTTCGGCATTAACTGCCGATCACGTGAACACAAGTTCTCTGAAACAAAGTGCTATTAGAAGACATGACAACTGCTATTAATAAACAATAGCGATAATTTTATGTATTCTGGTGATCTTTGGCAAGAAAAGACACGTGATCACGTGCTGTCGAGTGGTTTGTTGTTTCGAATGTGTGCAAGTTAATCAGTGTGGGCGAGCAAACTGACAGAATGggaatatatggtatatacaaaTGTGAGATAACTGTGGCAgctaaatagtattttttagcttttttctgcaatttgaaattttttgaatttgaatggcgtacatacatatctcattatacccatatacttacatatactcaTATTTGGAAAATGAGCACAGAAATTTTGGGAAAGTTCTGTGGCCGATTTTGGTTTTCTCAGACTTAGGTTTTCtgacttttcaaaaattaaaattgccattTTGAAACCCCTTCATGTATATATGACATAGTGTTGAAATGTTCATATATTTAGTGCcgaaataagtatatgtatgaacTCCACTAAAATAGTGACGTAAACAAAGACGACAGCCAAAAATTTGAACCTTATGcttatttacaatattattttttaatttgcggACATTAGAATTATGTCAGGGACACGCGTCTTCAAAGCAATGATTGATTTCGAGGGACAGCTAGCCAAAATAATACTACATAGTTTTACCTATGTACTACATGTATAAGTACAAATATATCTACTTATTACATGCAGCTATTCATTTGAAGCCGTCAAGCTCATTGCCAATGCATAATGTCCACTTGCTGATTTGCTTACCGTTTTGTCAACAAATATCTTTTGATTTTCGCAATTGCTCATGTCTTGAGGTGCAATTCTCCACTACAGCAATAACAGCTCCGAGTTTTAATAGAAAATCGGCAAATTATCAGCCAATTGGATGGGCCAATTAGATTTGGGGGGAAATACGGTTGATTATAAtgattttctgaataaaattgGTTTTTAATTACTTAGATGAATCGATAAATCAAACTTAGCAATGTTATACATTTAGGAATTTaggaaaaaatgttaatgattattatgaatgaattatgaaaactattttaatatggGATTATTGATGAgggtataattaaaatttcataccttaagtgttttttttgtatttttttaattttttatgttaagttaagttgcgTTGCGTTAcgtcaagttaagttaagttcaaATTTTATATCATAAGTGCGCAACATTtcatgttatgttaagttacgttacgtcacatttcatacttttttatattttttaatttttgtatgttatGTTACGTTACGTTATGCCcagttaagttaaattttttctttgcttaatcttttttattttgttttatgagcatatactatattttctttGGTTAAGGTTacattaagttaagttaagttatgttaagtttttACCTACTACCTGCCGCTTGTACTCACCCTAACTATTAGTTGGTatgcaattattttaataaacttttatttttacagaACTCCAAAACCAGTTATCAAAATCCATCATCTAATTCCCTCTCAACCTTATCCAACAAATTATGCCAACAGGTATTATTGGATttccaatttatttgtttgaaattgttgttgttgtgctcgtTGTGCTTAATTTTCTATAATCTTAATCTTGTTTAAGTGTTAAGTATCTGTGCTTGCTTCGCTcgcttctttcaatttttgtttatatattgatATTCTAAGGATTTTAATTCAATTGATTTTCTTTCTAAAATTTCGGCTTGAAGAAATTTGtcttgtttttcaaaaactgcTCTGATTTCTAAAAGCAATTAGTATTCGCACTCATCGAAGCTTGACTGAAACTGAAGATTCTTTCGCTTTGCGCTCGACTGTActctatttatataattatggtactgttttttattttcatgaaatcaataaaattgtGGAAACAAACAAGCTTTGCACTGTCAGCTTATCAGATGTTTCTAGTAAtacctttgttgttgtaacaacgGATCATAGTGCAATAACATTTACGATTACTTCAATCAAAACATTCTATTTCTGCACGTGTgtgtttcataaaaataatattaatacatgtacgtatgtatgtatgagaatGAGTGAGATCAGCTTTTCAGGAAGCTGCTTGTTAGCGAGCTTATCTATTAAGATCCgctttttgatttgatttgcaCTCGGGAAGGCTCGGCTGACGCACGTGATGAAGTCAGATTCGTGCGCTTGACATTCCACCCAGCTAaccgtgtacatatgtacatatgtaagcttAGTCCATTAATCGCATCTTAGCATATGTATGGCTTTGTATATGTCTATTATCAGCAGTTATAGAAGTTCAGAAATCACAACCatttcttgttgctgttgtttcgtTGAAATCGCAATACCTGCGTCTACAGAAACAATTGCGCCATTTAGCGTACCACAGTCTAGTTTTAAACTAAGCTTCCAATCAAGCATGTCCGCAGTTAAACGCTGACAAGCAATAGCATAAGTTCGCACTTGTTTAAATCGCACTAATCTTACTCAAATAACCTAAACTTAAAGCAAGATGTCTTTTCGAAAAATACTAAATGATTTTCGTCCTTTTCTTTTGCTCTTTTTCGTGCAGTGCGCTTCGTACGTGGACGCAGCTACGATCGTGAACGAACTGCTGGTTTTGGAAACTGCCGCGGAAACGACGCCATGCACGCCGACGCTGCAGCAATTCGCCGTAGAACTGTACACCGATTTGGGTCCTAGCGAGCGCGTCGGTCTTACTGGTGACGTCAAGGCTTTGGGTGAATGGCGTTTGGAGCGCGCCATTGCATTGGAACCACAACAGGGTGACCGCAGATGGCAGGCCAATGTGCTGTTGCAAACTTGTCGTAATATAAGTTACCGCTATTTCATTTATGTGGAGGACAAGCAAGGTCGCAAGCAGATACGTCGCTGGGAGACACGTCTACAGCCACGTGTGCTCAAGCCCGCTGGCGCTGAGTCGCCTAATAGCGAGACGCGTATTGATCGCTTCGGTGATGCCGATGGCAGTGGTGAGACACAAGTGAATCGTGGCTGGTTGACCAATGATTGTATAGTGCAGTTGAAGTTCGAACGCGAACAAATGTTCCAGGTGCTTGATATTGAGAAATTCGACCCGGCCGATGAAGTGTTGGTGAAGATTTTGCCATTGAATGAGGAGGGCGAACCGACCGAGGCGGGCGTACATGTTGAGGTGGCGAAATTGAAATATGCGCAGAGTCATTTGCAGCCGCAGCAAGCTTTCGGTATTGCATATGAGCAAGGCGACATTGTTGTATTCCATATTACGGCGCCATGTCCTTTACAGACcgcgtttgcaattattttCCACACACCTGATCAGCGTCCAGTCGGCAAAGCTGTTATTACAGCCGCACAGCTGGAGGGTAGCGAGGGTGTGCTGGAATTGTCCATCACCGAGCCGGTGCCTGAGGCCACCACCGTTATTGCGCGTCTAACACTACCGTACCTGATTGTGAAGCCGTTCGCCGATAAGACGCTTGACTTCCGCACCACATACGCGCACTACTGGCCCAGGAGCTGGCCGAACTTGAATGTGGGTCATCGCGGCAATGGACGCAGCTACATTGCCAATCCGCCAGCCGAACGCGAGAACACGATCGCTTCGTTTATGCGCGCTTATGAGAAATTCGCTGACATGATTGAACTGGATGTGCACTTAACGGCCGATGGTGTGCCAGTCATCTACCATGACTTTGGCATGCGCACAGCACCACAGGGTAAAAACATCACGAAGGCTGAGCAGCTGCAGTATGTGCTGATCAAGGATATAAATTACGAGAAATTGAAGCAGTTGCGCGTGTTCGCCATTATCAATGGCAAGCCAGTCGAATTTCCATCGCACAATGCAGAGCCACGTGTGGAGCACCGCATTTTCCCTACGCTAGTCGATGTACTCGAGGGTTTGCCCAAGTCGTTGGGTATCGATGTGGAGATCAAGTGGCCACAGCGTCGTGCTAGCGGCGCGCCCGAAGCGCATCAGACAATCGATAAGAATTTCTTTACTGATCGTGTGCTAGCGACCGTCATCAACCATGGCTGTGGCCGTCCGCTGCTCTTCTCCAGCTTCGATGCGGACATATGTACAATGTTACGCTTCAAGCAAAATCTCTTCCCTGTGATGTTCTTGACCCAAGGTCAAACCAAGAAATGGTCGCCTTTCATGGACTTGCGTACACGTACTGTCGAACAGGCtatcaataatgcacaagcctTCGAGTTGGCTGGCACGGCGCCACATGCTGAGGACCTGCTAAGCGAAGAGGGCGCGCAGCTTTTGCAGAAAGCACGCGACTTGGGACAGATCTCACTGGTCTGGGGGGACGATTGCAACTCCAAGGAACGCGTGCAGTACTTTGTGGAAATTGGTGCGACTGCCACATGCTACGATCGCACAGATCTATACATACCGGAAGGCAAGGAGCGCGCATTCTTCAATTCGTCCAGTCTCTTAGCAGAGTTTGAGGAGCAGTGCCTGCGCTAAGCGGCTCTGTAGTCGAAGGCGGGAGCAGTGAAGTGATAATGGGGTTGAAATAAAACTCTGAAGGGAGGGTAATTTATAAGTGATCGTGATCGGCTTGCCGATCGGAGCAAAGGGCGGGAGGTATATGCCGAGTTTTATACGTGGGCGATTTGAGTAACGGCATTATTCACTTTTAATAGACTtagctatatttttttataaaagctattcacaaaaacattatataaaatacaaaaaaatctttaagtagtcccaattaaattttaattagtacaCACAATTACACATATAaataagcaataataataacaacacacaACATAATTTAATGTTCAAAATCgtagaaagaaaaacaaaaaatacgctTAAGAAATATGAATTACAAAAGATATGAAAAATAGTTCCGCTAAAGAAAcgaaaatacaagaaaaacttggaactgttttttatttaagtcgCCACTTGCGATCAATGCGGTTCGCTGGCGAGCGCTGGTCGCAAAGTGTGCGCATGAGAAATCCAAAGCAAAGTATAAGGTACAGTAGCGTTGTATGTGTTGGCGGCTAAACGGCTGCGCTACAGCTCGAGCGCCAGCAAGGAACTGTGGTGTGGCGGCGGTGACCCTCCCAAGCAGTAAGTAACTCTGCCCCTGATACAAACCTACGGTAACAGCAACAActcttgaaaacaaaaaaaaacaaatatgaagtGAGAGTCTGTTTGCCTGAAATACAGGGTGGGCGTCACTCGAACTCCTAGGCCGAGTGGTGCTTGAGAGTGCAGCGTGCTAGTTATGGACCCATATacaaattactattttaccTTATAACTTTGGcagtttttctttcaaatatataCCTACTCTTTTGAAATTGAACAATTACGGtagcttaaaaattttttattttacaaatatgaatataaaatttattgtgaaattttttttatagttgttTTTTGCAATAATGCTCAGGTGAAATTATATTGTTAAGTTTTAAGTAAttatttcttcttaatttacctaaatttttatttcacatatcGTACAAATGCTTTGAGATTTATTGTAACTCATAAGAAAGAAAGAATTGGAAACTGTTTTACTTGTagtagtaaaattttattatattattttaatttatatttattagacaattttaatataaaatatcagtaatatttttaactgaaaGACATGTGACTTATTACGCTTATGAGAGTCTAGAGTAATATACCAAACTCCAAATTATAGAGCTAAGGAACTAGTTCTTGAAAAAGTTATTGATGAGATTTATTTTGCATGAGACCGAAGTGTACCGGACTCATGTACACGAGTTTATTATGGATTAGTCGTGCCAAAAATATGGATCACAAAGTCTTAAGCATCTAAGTCTTAGCATGGAGACAAAATTAGTATACCCCtactttttatgtaaaatttggCTTTAATAGTTTACTTAAACGACTTATGATCCTTTAATAGCTCTGAAACCATATAAAGCCATTAGAGAATGTGAGAAAACTATAAATCATACTAAGGAGAGATCAAACACGGTGACAACTAAACAGCCTTTGAGTAAGCAAACAACTTATTAAGAAGTGTATAGTACTCAGCCCACTTTACTTGGAATATGATTTAAAAAGATGTTTTCCGAAACAATGTTTCTATACTCAGCTAACTTACTCCACTGAGTAAACAGCTAATGAAATTCAtggaattttaaaagaaattgggAATCTTGAAATGTGACTAACTGGCCTAAAAAGCCACAATCAACTAAGCAACGATAAATATAGTGCCATCGGACTTATTTTTGCACTGGTgtacatattttacttttatcacCGATATAGCCCCTCTTAAGCTATAAAGGATTTTTCTCTGAATACGTTCTTAAATGTATTCGATTGATATACCGATGCTACGTGACTATAAAAAGCGAATGACAACAACCGATTTCACGAAAGCCATTTTTAAGACTCAAAATTGATAAGGTTGTAATATAAAGAtctaagcaaataaataatgtgAAACAGATGGAAGCAAATATTCGAATAACTGCGACGGAAAAATAccgcaaatatatgtatttccataGGTATAGTTGAAAACCTTATCGCGTTTAGATCGACTAATTAATCAGTTCGCACATCAAAGGTCACCGAAGATCATACTTCCATTGCTATGACAAATTGCTaacagtttatatatttattgatgAGAGTAGTAACTGATAATTAGAAGAACTttctcaaaaaagaaaatattggcATATGACAAATACGAAAGAGTATGACTAAACATTTCTGGAATTAATTTGGAATCATTACGAGTACTAAAGGCTAATTGAAAATTTCTATCCGTTCTTTAACAATATTGGCTATATAACAAAGTTGACCGATTACACTGATATTGTGGCGGTTCTGTTCCAAAAGAAGTTGGGTTTAGAAAGACAGACTGCCGAGTTatcagaaattttgcaaattattttggCATAGTTTTTTTACCGTTATAATAACCGTAAATGTCTTGCATTCAACTATTCCAGCCTTTTGTGCTTCTAATCGCAAACTAAGTGACGATATGGGACTAAGATATGGTCAGCCTTTCAGTTATGATAGATAACCAACGATAATGAGACACATGATATTCGTTTCGAAAGTAAGTTCATAATATTGTACACTTCATAATAGATACCAGTGCAACAATCTGGGCATTTTAAAGATCACCAATAAGTATAACGGAAAATTAAAGACATCTAATTAATGGAAAATTTCGACGAAATACTTAGTTGCAAAGATTTTCTTGAAGAAAAGCACGGACTTTTCTTGAAGGCGTAAACAGTTTTAGTgacaacttttattatttatatgttcaTAGGTAGATtaataggaaaa
This genomic stretch from Bactrocera dorsalis isolate Fly_Bdor chromosome 5, ASM2337382v1, whole genome shotgun sequence harbors:
- the LOC105223787 gene encoding glycerophosphocholine phosphodiesterase GPCPD1 isoform X2, translated to MHKNLQQRYLATLRKCATPMPTFVAQTVTTQPQRQPQVVQKQQQEIQTRSYTVSSPKRYALPRNFGQCFDCFHVAAVRSVALNSSRPHGTSATKATATPTTPQTTTRTPVTTITVTAAVDGMTASADMADFLITNTTKITSANQQTRDAECASYVDAATIVNELLVLETAAETTPCTPTLQQFAVELYTDLGPSERVGLTGDVKALGEWRLERAIALEPQQGDRRWQANVLLQTCRNISYRYFIYVEDKQGRKQIRRWETRLQPRVLKPAGAESPNSETRIDRFGDADGSGETQVNRGWLTNDCIVQLKFEREQMFQVLDIEKFDPADEVLVKILPLNEEGEPTEAGVHVEVAKLKYAQSHLQPQQAFGIAYEQGDIVVFHITAPCPLQTAFAIIFHTPDQRPVGKAVITAAQLEGSEGVLELSITEPVPEATTVIARLTLPYLIVKPFADKTLDFRTTYAHYWPRSWPNLNVGHRGNGRSYIANPPAERENTIASFMRAYEKFADMIELDVHLTADGVPVIYHDFGMRTAPQGKNITKAEQLQYVLIKDINYEKLKQLRVFAIINGKPVEFPSHNAEPRVEHRIFPTLVDVLEGLPKSLGIDVEIKWPQRRASGAPEAHQTIDKNFFTDRVLATVINHGCGRPLLFSSFDADICTMLRFKQNLFPVMFLTQGQTKKWSPFMDLRTRTVEQAINNAQAFELAGTAPHAEDLLSEEGAQLLQKARDLGQISLVWGDDCNSKERVQYFVEIGATATCYDRTDLYIPEGKERAFFNSSSLLAEFEEQCLR
- the LOC105223787 gene encoding glycerophosphocholine phosphodiesterase GPCPD1 isoform X1, translating into MHKNLQQRYLATLRKCATPMPTFVAQTVTTQPQRQPQVVQKQQQEIQTRSYTVSSPKRYALPRNFGQCFDCFHVAAVRSVALNSSRPHGTSATKATATPTTPQTTTRTPVTTITVTAAVDGMTASADMADFLITNTTKITSANQQTRDAENSKTSYQNPSSNSLSTLSNKLCQQCASYVDAATIVNELLVLETAAETTPCTPTLQQFAVELYTDLGPSERVGLTGDVKALGEWRLERAIALEPQQGDRRWQANVLLQTCRNISYRYFIYVEDKQGRKQIRRWETRLQPRVLKPAGAESPNSETRIDRFGDADGSGETQVNRGWLTNDCIVQLKFEREQMFQVLDIEKFDPADEVLVKILPLNEEGEPTEAGVHVEVAKLKYAQSHLQPQQAFGIAYEQGDIVVFHITAPCPLQTAFAIIFHTPDQRPVGKAVITAAQLEGSEGVLELSITEPVPEATTVIARLTLPYLIVKPFADKTLDFRTTYAHYWPRSWPNLNVGHRGNGRSYIANPPAERENTIASFMRAYEKFADMIELDVHLTADGVPVIYHDFGMRTAPQGKNITKAEQLQYVLIKDINYEKLKQLRVFAIINGKPVEFPSHNAEPRVEHRIFPTLVDVLEGLPKSLGIDVEIKWPQRRASGAPEAHQTIDKNFFTDRVLATVINHGCGRPLLFSSFDADICTMLRFKQNLFPVMFLTQGQTKKWSPFMDLRTRTVEQAINNAQAFELAGTAPHAEDLLSEEGAQLLQKARDLGQISLVWGDDCNSKERVQYFVEIGATATCYDRTDLYIPEGKERAFFNSSSLLAEFEEQCLR
- the LOC105223787 gene encoding glycerophosphocholine phosphodiesterase GPCPD1 isoform X5, whose product is MEKENSKTSYQNPSSNSLSTLSNKLCQQCASYVDAATIVNELLVLETAAETTPCTPTLQQFAVELYTDLGPSERVGLTGDVKALGEWRLERAIALEPQQGDRRWQANVLLQTCRNISYRYFIYVEDKQGRKQIRRWETRLQPRVLKPAGAESPNSETRIDRFGDADGSGETQVNRGWLTNDCIVQLKFEREQMFQVLDIEKFDPADEVLVKILPLNEEGEPTEAGVHVEVAKLKYAQSHLQPQQAFGIAYEQGDIVVFHITAPCPLQTAFAIIFHTPDQRPVGKAVITAAQLEGSEGVLELSITEPVPEATTVIARLTLPYLIVKPFADKTLDFRTTYAHYWPRSWPNLNVGHRGNGRSYIANPPAERENTIASFMRAYEKFADMIELDVHLTADGVPVIYHDFGMRTAPQGKNITKAEQLQYVLIKDINYEKLKQLRVFAIINGKPVEFPSHNAEPRVEHRIFPTLVDVLEGLPKSLGIDVEIKWPQRRASGAPEAHQTIDKNFFTDRVLATVINHGCGRPLLFSSFDADICTMLRFKQNLFPVMFLTQGQTKKWSPFMDLRTRTVEQAINNAQAFELAGTAPHAEDLLSEEGAQLLQKARDLGQISLVWGDDCNSKERVQYFVEIGATATCYDRTDLYIPEGKERAFFNSSSLLAEFEEQCLR
- the LOC105223787 gene encoding glycerophosphocholine phosphodiesterase GPCPD1 isoform X3; translation: MSVPMLLTRTNTSTSLVGMELTEALLLDEHITSNSKTSYQNPSSNSLSTLSNKLCQQCASYVDAATIVNELLVLETAAETTPCTPTLQQFAVELYTDLGPSERVGLTGDVKALGEWRLERAIALEPQQGDRRWQANVLLQTCRNISYRYFIYVEDKQGRKQIRRWETRLQPRVLKPAGAESPNSETRIDRFGDADGSGETQVNRGWLTNDCIVQLKFEREQMFQVLDIEKFDPADEVLVKILPLNEEGEPTEAGVHVEVAKLKYAQSHLQPQQAFGIAYEQGDIVVFHITAPCPLQTAFAIIFHTPDQRPVGKAVITAAQLEGSEGVLELSITEPVPEATTVIARLTLPYLIVKPFADKTLDFRTTYAHYWPRSWPNLNVGHRGNGRSYIANPPAERENTIASFMRAYEKFADMIELDVHLTADGVPVIYHDFGMRTAPQGKNITKAEQLQYVLIKDINYEKLKQLRVFAIINGKPVEFPSHNAEPRVEHRIFPTLVDVLEGLPKSLGIDVEIKWPQRRASGAPEAHQTIDKNFFTDRVLATVINHGCGRPLLFSSFDADICTMLRFKQNLFPVMFLTQGQTKKWSPFMDLRTRTVEQAINNAQAFELAGTAPHAEDLLSEEGAQLLQKARDLGQISLVWGDDCNSKERVQYFVEIGATATCYDRTDLYIPEGKERAFFNSSSLLAEFEEQCLR
- the LOC105223787 gene encoding glycerophosphocholine phosphodiesterase GPCPD1 isoform X6, yielding MEKECASYVDAATIVNELLVLETAAETTPCTPTLQQFAVELYTDLGPSERVGLTGDVKALGEWRLERAIALEPQQGDRRWQANVLLQTCRNISYRYFIYVEDKQGRKQIRRWETRLQPRVLKPAGAESPNSETRIDRFGDADGSGETQVNRGWLTNDCIVQLKFEREQMFQVLDIEKFDPADEVLVKILPLNEEGEPTEAGVHVEVAKLKYAQSHLQPQQAFGIAYEQGDIVVFHITAPCPLQTAFAIIFHTPDQRPVGKAVITAAQLEGSEGVLELSITEPVPEATTVIARLTLPYLIVKPFADKTLDFRTTYAHYWPRSWPNLNVGHRGNGRSYIANPPAERENTIASFMRAYEKFADMIELDVHLTADGVPVIYHDFGMRTAPQGKNITKAEQLQYVLIKDINYEKLKQLRVFAIINGKPVEFPSHNAEPRVEHRIFPTLVDVLEGLPKSLGIDVEIKWPQRRASGAPEAHQTIDKNFFTDRVLATVINHGCGRPLLFSSFDADICTMLRFKQNLFPVMFLTQGQTKKWSPFMDLRTRTVEQAINNAQAFELAGTAPHAEDLLSEEGAQLLQKARDLGQISLVWGDDCNSKERVQYFVEIGATATCYDRTDLYIPEGKERAFFNSSSLLAEFEEQCLR
- the LOC105223787 gene encoding glycerophosphocholine phosphodiesterase GPCPD1 isoform X4 — encoded protein: MSVPMLLTRTNTSTSLVGMELTEALLLDEHITSCASYVDAATIVNELLVLETAAETTPCTPTLQQFAVELYTDLGPSERVGLTGDVKALGEWRLERAIALEPQQGDRRWQANVLLQTCRNISYRYFIYVEDKQGRKQIRRWETRLQPRVLKPAGAESPNSETRIDRFGDADGSGETQVNRGWLTNDCIVQLKFEREQMFQVLDIEKFDPADEVLVKILPLNEEGEPTEAGVHVEVAKLKYAQSHLQPQQAFGIAYEQGDIVVFHITAPCPLQTAFAIIFHTPDQRPVGKAVITAAQLEGSEGVLELSITEPVPEATTVIARLTLPYLIVKPFADKTLDFRTTYAHYWPRSWPNLNVGHRGNGRSYIANPPAERENTIASFMRAYEKFADMIELDVHLTADGVPVIYHDFGMRTAPQGKNITKAEQLQYVLIKDINYEKLKQLRVFAIINGKPVEFPSHNAEPRVEHRIFPTLVDVLEGLPKSLGIDVEIKWPQRRASGAPEAHQTIDKNFFTDRVLATVINHGCGRPLLFSSFDADICTMLRFKQNLFPVMFLTQGQTKKWSPFMDLRTRTVEQAINNAQAFELAGTAPHAEDLLSEEGAQLLQKARDLGQISLVWGDDCNSKERVQYFVEIGATATCYDRTDLYIPEGKERAFFNSSSLLAEFEEQCLR